The following DNA comes from Rhinoraja longicauda isolate Sanriku21f chromosome 30, sRhiLon1.1, whole genome shotgun sequence.
GACGCAGGTGCTGAAAGCTGGAGTGTGAAGCAAGAGGTCCCCACCTGAATAGTCGCCTGTccatcccccccacagatgctgcccggcccgctgagttactccagcactttgtgttttaaacagAAATAATCCCCAGGCGTTGCAATTTCATATCTTGGTCCTGATGCGAATCCTACTGCCCCGCCGAGTTATAGCTTCACTGGTCTCTTTAAAGATCATGTAGCTGTCAGTAAaatgagatcctccagcattttgtgtgtgtctgtgtgtgagtgtgtgagtgtgtgtgtgagtgtgtgagaaagtatgtgtgagtgtgagtttgtgtgtgtgagtgtgtgcgagtgcgtgtgtatgagtgtatgtgagtttgtgtgtgtggctgtgcgtgtgtgtgtatgagtgtgtgtgagtgtgtgtgagtgtgtgtgcgcgtgtatgtgtgaatgagtgtgagtgtgtgtgtgtgtgttgctcaGTAATATACCGGCGCCTGCACCTTGCCACACttgtgcatacatgacaataaagtggacacgacctgtccccctctcccctctccccccctccccaccccctctccctttccccccaccacatcaacccctcttccctcccccccctctccccatctccccccaccccctctcccctttccccccactccctctccccccatcccctctccccccggcaCCGGGGTTGGGTCGTCTCACGCCAGGCTCTGCAGGGAGCGGCTGGGAAATCCTTGAAACActgtccacagacgctgcccgacccgatgagttcatccagcactttatgtcccttTTTTctttggcaaaccagcatctgaagttcatcGTGTCCATTGAATTCTTGATACCGTGTCCATCCCCTCCGCAGACGCTGAGTCCTTGTGGTTTGGTCAACAGTTTGCAGTTCCAGGCGCCCACTTTGTGTGATCGTTGTCCTTGGTTCTCgggccacagatgctgctcgacccgctgagtttgtgcatctgtctctgtctgtccctctcctcgccactcctgtgtctctgtctctctgtgtgtcccGGCTCTAGGGTGGCGCTCGGTGGTCGCTGTGCCCCCGTTTGCCGGCAGagcggggcagggcagggtgcATGATGTTCTCGGTGATGTAGGCGACCAGGAGACAAATGACCACCAGCATCACGCAGATGGAGCCGCCGACTGCGGTCATGGCAATGACAATGTCTTGCATGCCGGCCGCCTGGGCCCTGAAGTGCAGACAGTCTGTGTCGCGGAGGCTGCCGTTGGTGTGGAGGGTGTGAAGGCAGACGCGGTAGTCCACGCTGTCGTGGACGCTCGGCAGCAGGTAGTCGCGACAGGCGGCGCCTAGTCGTACGCTGTCGCACTGGAAGCGGGTGTACAGCCCACCCCAGCTGCAGTTCAGGCGGAatccccccgacccccaccccgaccccccagacccccacccccaccactgcaGCAACACGCTGCCGTTCGCCAGCACGTTGGCCACCAGCGAGCGGCCAGAGCGGTACCGGCGGCAGCGGCCCGACCCACAGCGAAAGGCCGGCTCCCTGCTACGGAAACACAGGCGCTCCCGGCCCCGACCCCGGCCCCTCGACACCACCTTGTAGGCGCAGGTGGGATTGCTCTGCTCgccgctcctctccccctcctctccccacccttcctctcccctcttctcttctcctctctcctccacactcctcccctcttcacccctctccccatcctctcccctatctccctctcccctctcctcctcgcgtctctcctcctctcccctctcctcctcgtttctcccctcctctaccttctcctcctctcctctctcctccgtccccctctccccctcctccctgggGCGGCCGGACGTCCAGCTGGCGGCGGGGCCGCTCAAGACGAGCAGTaacagcagcggcagcggccgCATCCccggctccctctccctctcccctctcacatcatcCGCGCTGCTCCCTCCGCCGGAGGGACGATCAGCAAGTGATGTCACCGGCTCctgtctctccccatccctgtctCTCCTCTGTGTGTCCTTGGAGCCGGCTCACCTGACCCCTCCCACCAGCcacgctctcccctcccctcctctcctctcctctcctcttctctcccctcccctcctctctctcccctcccctcccctcccctctccccctccccatctcctcccctctcctcccctcctctctcttctctcctctcctccgttCCCCGCAGAGGTGGCCGTGGACCCCAGCAAGGTCGCTCAGACGGCGGCGCCGCTCCGCACCTCGACCAGACTCACCACGACCGCCGGCCCAACACCCGCCCGCGACCCCCGGGAGCGTTATATCCCCCGGCTCGCAGTCTCCGTCTGACCCTCGCCAACGGCAGCGGTCTAAGCCCGGGGACGGATGTCAGTGagcacccactctccccctcccgtgtccatcccctcccctcctcactctcccattccctccccctcagctcctctccctccccttcccttcccttcccttccctcccatcccccatcccctcccctcccattcccttcccaccccctcccctcccatcccatctCCTGTCCACCAGACCATGCAATGGGTGGGTATCATTgtcccccctgtctctctctctcctgcatcCTTCCTGGACCAGAGCTCCCATCTCTCTATTTCCTCCAGCCCCGCTGCACATTCTCTCTCTGATCCGCCCTGGTTACACGGTCCCCTTGGGAACCCCTTACCTTACCCAGTGTAAGTGCCGCACACAGCCTCTGAGACCCACCCAGTGCCAGGCTCAGACTGTTACCCTACCCAGTGAGGACTGGATCTCTtccacacctgccccccccctccccccactcccagtctgtaACCCAACCAGTACCACACCCAGCCTTTATGAACCACCCAGTGTCAGGTCCGGTCTCTGTTACCcaccagtggcatggagtccaagatgaccggggaccctttcctgctgcagccttcatccatccgccttcccagccgttgtgatgctccactaaagtcagccaccaTCCTcccgcctgttccaccattgaggtcttggttggattgctctttgtcagggacctcccccttgaccttaccaccatgggtgaccctaccaggagcgtagctccagacggcatcgctctcagggtctcaggaccacacgagcttctccaccatgacaaggtgacaatccatggagaagcTGTGACCCACACTGTCGATGAGACCCACTGTGTGCCAGGGCCAGCCTTCGTTACCCACCCAATGTTCTCAAACCTGATGGAGCTCACCCTAGGACTAAGCACGGCTTCACATTTTGAGCAGATCTGGAGTTAATCTAATAGAGGTCaatgaaataatttaaaagaCTGGATAACGTGCTTAGTGCTGGATTATTATAGTTTAAAAGATTGCTGATTGAATTTAAAAGACAAAAGAAAAAATATCTAGACCAATAAACTCGAGGCCTGTGTGGGCCAGTGGCATATCCactgtggaactcagtgggtcaggcagcatctgtggagggaatagacaacggactgaagaagggtcccaacccaagacatcacctttccattccctccgcagatgctgcttgacccattgagttcttccaatgCTTTGCATTTTGTTGAGTCCAGGCATTGAGTGCAGAGGGGCCGAGACTCACCAAGCCTTGGCCCTGCTGTAGGGGAGATGACTCCGAACACCATCTGAcagtccttgtgtctccaggaaGGACAAGATTGGTCTTTTCCCCAAAGGCGGGCCAGGGCTTGGTGTGTGTTGATGCTACTGGGGCCATAACCAGCTTTCATTGcagggaagatggacacaaaatgctggagcaactcagcgggacaggcagcgtctctggagggaaggaatgggtgacgtttcaaagtcgagacccttcttcagactgagagtcaggggagagatggatacacggataggacaagtttggtggGATACGGTCCAAACACAGGCAGCTgcgactagtgaagctgggactgttagtctgtgtgggcaagttgggccggagggcctgtttccacgctgtatcactctatgactctatgagagggaAACGGgatatggaaaggtacaaagaacatgtaaggtgtgaaaaggaaagATCAAAGCAGATACAGATCAAGGACGTACAATGGTTAATTGCtggatgaggggaaggtgacaacgagacataCAAAGAGTAAGATTAATCAGGGAACCTTTACTGTTGCCCTCTGACCTCCAGGACAATTCTAATCAAAAGCAGGGGTcggaagattttttaaaaatctcatatATTTTGTCTTCAGAATATTATGGAATTGTGGGACAAGAGTGGGGTAGCTGGGTTTCAGTTTTGTCTATTGGGACCATGGGGAGGAGAACGGCCCAGGTTACAGTTTGGTACATTCACACATAAACATGAGGATGTACGTATTCAGAGATCTACGAGCGTAAGAAGTCAGAGCAAGAGTCTGGAATGGCCCTTGACATCCACTCCATCATTCATGAAGATCAGGGCAGATCCATTACCTTTGCACCAGTTTCCTACATCAACCTAACCCCAACACGTTGCCAAATATGTAGCCACCTCTACCTTGGATACACTCAGTGATGGGGCCTCCATGAGCTTCTTGGGTAACGAGCTCTAAatattttcacccaaagggttccAACGTGAAAcattcagttcggtttagtttattgtcacgtgtaccgaggtacagtgagaagcttttgttgcgtgctgtccagtcagcagaaaagacaatacatgattagatttgcgccatttacagtgtatagatacattatcgaaggtatttattcacaaaatgctggagtaactcagcaggtcaggcagcatctcaggagagaaggaaggggtgatgtttcgggtcgagacccttcttcagactgagtatatagatacatggccaggaagtcgaggatccagttgcagagatgagtgctgacaccaagtcctgcgagtttggtgataagcttggatggcgTAACGGTGTAAAAGGCAGAGCTgtcgtctatgaataggagtctggcgTAGGTGTCCCTCTTATGCAGGTGTCCTAGGGATGAGTGCTGGGccagggcgatggcatcgtccgcggGCAGGTTGTggcggtaggtgaactgcagtgggtcaaggccgctgggtagacgggATTCAATGCGTTCCATAGCTAGCCTCTCAAGACATTTCCTGATGGTGGATGGCGAGGCCACTGGGCGGTGGTCGTTAaggcatgaggtcttgcttttcttgGGCACTGGGACAATGGTGGTCTGCCATCATCTgtcaacatcacctgtccatcccccccACAGTTGGTGCCtgaccctgagttcctccagcacattgtgtttttctcaacaTTCCAGTATctgctgattgggaatgatcagccatgatcacattgaatggcggtgctggctcaaagggccgaatggcctcctcctgcacctattgtctattgttccttaaAAGAGCTGGTAAATTCAATTTCTTTAAATAAACGGAATTCTTGAATTGTTCAGCAGTCTATTTCTGaattaatccaggcaacatcgttCTTGCTGCATAAACCTCAACATCCGAGGCACCACATTCTGAGCTGGGTAGACGGGATTGaatgcgttccataactagcctctcaagaCATTACCCATCTTTCGGTCCCAGATGGAGTAAATTACAGTATTACACAGCacagcagcacagcggtagagttgctgcctcacagcgccagagacccgggttgcatcctgaccttgggcgctgtctgtacggagtttgtacgttctccccgtgaccgcgtgggtttttctcccaggtgccccagtttcctcccacatctcaaagacatgcaggttaataggcttctgtacattgtccctagtgtggaggatagaactaatgtgtatgggtgatcacaggCCAACGTGGACTCGGAGGACCAAAGGGCCAAACCTCTCAGTCACGTTTTTCTGTCTTTGACACCTCTTGCTTTCCAGCCATCTCTTTCCACCCAGGAAGCTCCATTCCCTTGACTACATTTTCGATGATCCTATAAGCATTACTGCATGCTTACCAGGGCATTTCCAGTATTCTTTGAAGGAACATCAAAACTGATCATCAATTGACTTATATGTAATTGTGCTGATTGAAATAGGTTGACAATTCACTAACAATCGAAATAAGGACATCTGGCCCAGAATAGACAATcgatgcagtaggccattcgagccagcaccgccattcactgtgatcatggctgaccatccacaatcagtaccccgttcctgccttctccccatatcccttgactccactatctttaagagctctatctaactctctcgaatgtctcaacaatctgcctatcaaacctccGCCATGGCCTATGCCCACCTGTTATGGGCTATGCTCTGTcccgtccctcctctcttccagctttcatttccacccccccccccctgcaatcagtctgaagaagggtcccgtcccgaaacgtcacctctccttgTTCACCgggggtgctgcctggcctgctgagttactccagcactttgtgtctttctttggtataaaccaacatctgcatttccttgttattCCATAATGTTGATCAGGCACAGGAGCAGCtttttccctgcagccatcaggttatcaaacaccacaacctccacagAAGCTCCGCACTACACAGACGCGCCATTGGTTTCGTCTTTtggactattattgtttgtttgtttttatgtgtatctctctctctccccctcccactccctctctctctccccctcccattccctctctctcccctcctattccctctatctccccctcccattccctctctccccctcccattcgctctctccatctcttcacttttttacatttattacattgtttcCCTATGCTGTTGTGCtgatgcaagcaagaatttcaatggtctgtttgggacatatgacaataaaaaacttgACTAATGTCGATCGATCGTTCTTTGAAGAAAAGCCTCAGACGAAGGTTGTCCTCCAGGTTTCAGGCCACTCCAAGCACCTTGAGGTATAAGTGATGACAACCGGTGGGGTTTCAGTAAACTCTTTTGCACAATCCCTGATGCACTTCAAATTCTTGTTTTGTGACATAACAGAAATAAAAACTATTAAAACAATCCTCATCAACTGCTCTACTTTCTCTTTGAGACCAGAGGTAATGTTCTTGAACAAACTTTGCCATCTTCATTCATACTCCAATTATTATCACCATTTAATACATATGTCCATCAGACAATCCTTTTAACCATTGATATAGTTTTAAGGtgtgagggaaagtttaaagacgtgcagggcaagttttttcttGCACAGAGTGGTCTGGAAcgcgctgtcaggggtggtggtggagcagacATGAAAGTGGTGTTTcaaaggcttttaaataggcacatggatatgcagggaatggaggaatatggatcaggtACTGGTAGagattagttaaacttggcatcatgtgtaagaaggaactgcagatactggtttaaactgaagatagacacaaaaagctggagtaactcagtggaacaggcagtatctctggagagaaggaatgggtgacgtttcaggtcgagacccttcttcagtctgaagaagggcctcgacccaaaacgtcactcatttcttctctccagagatgctgcctgtcccgctgagttactccagctttttgagcctAAACCTGGCATCGTGTTCGAcacgaacattgtgggccgaagggcttgttctatAGAagccgcaaaatgctggagtagctcaacaggtcaggcagcacctctggagaacatggattgatgactttgtgtcttttgtaaaccagcatctgccgatcCTTGTTTCGACACTGCACCGTTCTATATTCTATTAATCATCCAACATTTCTAGTCTGCATATCCCTTTTAACTTTTCTTCCGTTCTGCTGTGTTTATAATTTGCAGTTGACCTGGTTTTGATGTGCTCCACTGAGCAAAGAGGCACATCAGACCAATTTTATTACATAGTAACATAGgggttcacaaaatactggagcaactcagcaggtcaggcagcatctctggagagaaggaatggatgacgtttcgggtcgagacccttcttcctacgtAACATGAGGTTAGTGATTAAAAACATCATAGCAGTCTCATTTTCTCACAATCTCACACACAGCCAAATATTGCATTAAACTTCCCCTTGTCCATTTCACTTACTGAACATATTTAGTCATATACcacagagaaacacacacacacacatacccacacacactatctctcactctctttcgcacacacacacactgcagtaAACTTCTCATTGTCCAGATTTATATTTACTGTTGTCCCAGATTTATACTTACTTGTACATATTTTGTCGTACACCACAGAGAaaaacacacacatacccacacacactatcgcacgcacgcacgcacaaagaaTGCAGTAAACTTCTCATTGTCCAGATTTATATTTTTCCAGCTTCAGACGATTCATGATTTTAGGAGCTGAGGTTTTTAaaattctctcttttttttttaacatagcaGAAATAAAAACAATGACAACGTTTCAGTTGGAACACTTGATATGAAGAAGGCCGGATTGTTACACGTTCACTGGGTTCATCAGAGGACACAATTGCACGCTCCGTACACCGTGAGGTGCGGCAGAAACTCCTGGACCTGTGCGGCCCCACCGGCCCACCTTGGCGCtcgtactgggggggggggggggatggatgggCAGCGTGGACCAGCTCAGGAATAACGCTGGTCAATGGGATCTTcgtcggcagcagcagcagcagcagcagagtggcCGGTTCTGCTTTAAATGCACGCGGAGGTCAAGGCATTTGATCAGTCGGAGTGATTGCGATGGCAGGTGGAACCAGCGACCAGCTGAACACAAAACGTGGcgttat
Coding sequences within:
- the fndc10 gene encoding fibronectin type III domain-containing protein 10, whose product is MRPLPLLLLLVLSGPAASWTSGRPREEGERGTEERGEEEKVEEGRNEEERGEEERREEERGEGDRGEDGERGEEGRSVEERGEEKRGEEGWGEEGERSGEQSNPTCAYKVVSRGRGRGRERLCFRSREPAFRCGSGRCRRYRSGRSLVANVLANGSVLLQWWGWGSGGSGWGSGGFRLNCSWGGLYTRFQCDSVRLGAACRDYLLPSVHDSVDYRVCLHTLHTNGSLRDTDCLHFRAQAAGMQDIVIAMTAVGGSICVMLVVICLLVAYITENIMHPALPRSAGKRGHSDHRAPP